A single Vulcanisaeta distributa DSM 14429 DNA region contains:
- a CDS encoding glycosyltransferase family 4 protein, translating to MRVCILEEFTRLGGGQVYALQMARALTELGHSVEFVVTGDIKVDPKYPVRHVDVGFKASYDPASLLINYINHRRLRRLLGRYVDDCDLVINNHPNYIPYNKGPIVLHGLSFVDFIIDENGNIRNQLLFWVLSRIYRMYDGSYMIYNSRYTMNLAKKLLPKMGIEPRLEYVLSPHYTISTDKIPEKEDYVLTLGRLEWSKGYRELIKIAPRIGKRIIVAGRADARESREVIRALRGVKNIDVMPDIDEKTKEELYKHASIYLHLKPNEHFGIAVLDAIATATIPIVPRTGGPWTDIVEEGKYGLGYTNTEEIPQLINKAEEINREKIFKGRERYSPENFRRKLIKALSMAIHSKDAE from the coding sequence GAATTCACAAGGCTTGGTGGCGGGCAGGTATATGCACTGCAGATGGCTAGGGCGTTAACGGAGCTTGGGCACTCCGTGGAGTTCGTGGTCACTGGTGACATCAAGGTTGACCCCAAATACCCAGTGAGGCACGTGGACGTGGGTTTCAAGGCGTCCTACGACCCAGCCTCACTACTCATTAACTACATAAACCATAGGAGGTTAAGGAGACTGCTGGGTAGGTATGTCGATGACTGTGACCTAGTCATAAATAATCACCCAAACTACATACCATACAACAAAGGCCCAATAGTGCTTCACGGGCTCTCCTTCGTGGACTTCATAATCGATGAGAATGGGAACATAAGAAACCAACTACTGTTTTGGGTACTCTCGAGGATTTACAGGATGTACGATGGCTCATACATGATCTACAACTCAAGGTACACAATGAACCTAGCCAAGAAACTACTGCCAAAAATGGGCATAGAACCAAGGCTCGAGTACGTACTAAGCCCACACTACACAATAAGCACAGACAAGATACCGGAGAAGGAGGACTACGTACTAACCCTGGGAAGACTCGAGTGGAGCAAGGGCTACAGGGAACTAATAAAGATAGCACCAAGAATAGGAAAGAGAATAATTGTGGCAGGCAGGGCAGACGCGAGGGAATCAAGGGAGGTAATAAGGGCTCTCAGGGGCGTTAAAAACATAGACGTGATGCCGGACATAGACGAAAAGACGAAGGAGGAACTATACAAACACGCATCAATATACCTACACCTCAAACCAAACGAGCACTTCGGGATAGCGGTACTAGACGCCATAGCCACGGCAACAATACCAATAGTACCAAGGACAGGAGGACCTTGGACAGACATAGTGGAGGAGGGAAAATACGGACTAGGATACACAAACACCGAGGAAATACCACAACTAATAAACAAAGCCGAAGAAATCAACAGAGAAAAGATATTCAAAGGCAGGGAAAGGTATAGCCCAGAGAACTTCAGGAGGAAACTCATAAAGGCATTATCAATGGCAATACACAGTAAAGATGCGGAATGA
- a CDS encoding DUF2079 domain-containing protein produces the protein MQSINRHVIINEIEKRKIIIKLFSLPLLIQFYIVFTLGYLNITPRLYNYEVIHISAIAFTVGFFLFMTPTITNQVRQAINDKYYAATLLIFLAITYELTYLATVPPYYGLSLGASLDTATYLQSFASLTYYRQFLVSFVGPFFSVHASPILLLIYPIYEVYPSIFTLMTIQVVILMLPIPLMYKLGMKILNNPKHALATALLYILYPWIITAYAPFEVVTLAGSFMAMTLITMYLNDKKAYWASLTLAMASIEYVPLFGIGLSIYQALSKEHRKLALLTFIYSIAWLIADYYLVMYFSGRTHNIFSNLYGAALSSLLTNITNKLLNPNTTKALTIDPQTRTVMDTTNVLNGIIQQATSQYNIKVQYVIEVFGPLAFINFLEPQTILLMPWLAALLTNFTPYYIPNVYYTILISAVALPATIWALRRLKIETRKRALTALLIINTITGLLTGPLTPLSGLYYGNTIPNWNAPVANQYDLAMIQLANYIPWNASVAVPATAVPWYSITRYGWGNHGVPFLGPNSNTQYVVYSPLVPTGYPYNTGGSEYGPYAFDDGAWILKANYTGPIKIINGFYYENTYIINPVLPGTWQYPIAQIPPTNITIQITTETKPQQAITLLNTTLLKTQLQQPQGIACGIGPGEVIIPGGTYIAQPVTINETTRISSITVFTSYETNLATAELIISTTPTPNQKSTIYTYTFGTPWWCSPHSWTTPITANPDITLKPGTYYIILTFPIQGQTICEQIPNTPKALLINATTGQIIKQLPCTLGTIITTNPRSSFKVSLSNVIINILSNEIQINGNEEIMISTVVKNVSGLVLTINSQNTQSNIQLTIKLKVMTQNASGPLIPWYLIPIIGLIPEYVLLALAMLMLVPNLRNLRW, from the coding sequence ATGCAGTCAATCAATAGGCACGTCATTATTAATGAGATTGAAAAAAGGAAAATCATCATTAAATTGTTCTCTTTACCGTTATTAATTCAATTCTACATAGTATTTACACTCGGCTACCTAAACATAACGCCACGGCTATATAATTATGAAGTAATACACATATCAGCAATAGCGTTCACGGTCGGGTTCTTTCTGTTCATGACACCAACAATAACAAATCAAGTAAGGCAGGCAATAAACGACAAATACTACGCAGCAACACTACTAATATTCCTGGCAATAACCTACGAACTAACCTACCTAGCCACAGTACCACCATACTACGGACTAAGCCTAGGGGCAAGCCTGGACACGGCAACTTACTTACAATCCTTCGCTTCATTAACATACTACAGGCAATTCCTGGTAAGCTTCGTAGGACCATTCTTTAGTGTTCACGCATCACCAATACTACTCCTAATATACCCAATCTACGAGGTATACCCATCAATATTCACATTAATGACAATACAAGTCGTAATACTAATGCTACCAATACCACTAATGTATAAACTAGGCATGAAAATACTCAACAACCCAAAGCATGCACTGGCCACAGCACTACTATACATACTATACCCATGGATAATAACCGCATACGCACCATTCGAAGTAGTCACGTTGGCAGGGTCATTCATGGCGATGACACTAATAACCATGTACCTAAATGACAAAAAGGCTTATTGGGCATCATTAACCCTAGCCATGGCATCGATAGAATACGTACCATTATTCGGCATCGGACTAAGCATATACCAAGCACTATCAAAGGAACATAGAAAACTAGCCCTACTAACATTCATATACTCGATAGCATGGTTAATAGCTGACTACTACCTGGTAATGTACTTCAGTGGGCGGACACATAACATATTCTCAAATCTATACGGAGCAGCCCTAAGCTCACTACTAACAAACATAACAAACAAACTACTAAACCCCAACACCACTAAGGCGCTTACTATAGATCCACAAACGCGCACGGTCATGGACACAACCAACGTATTAAACGGCATAATTCAACAAGCCACCTCTCAATACAACATAAAGGTCCAATACGTGATAGAGGTATTTGGACCCCTGGCATTCATAAACTTCCTCGAACCACAAACAATACTACTAATGCCCTGGCTAGCGGCATTACTAACAAACTTCACACCATACTACATACCAAACGTATACTACACAATCCTCATAAGCGCAGTCGCACTGCCGGCAACAATATGGGCACTAAGGAGGCTAAAGATTGAAACGAGGAAAAGGGCACTAACGGCACTACTAATAATAAACACAATAACGGGACTACTCACGGGACCACTAACACCACTCTCCGGGCTATACTACGGAAACACAATACCAAACTGGAACGCACCAGTGGCCAACCAATACGACTTAGCCATGATACAACTAGCCAATTATATACCATGGAACGCATCAGTGGCCGTACCAGCCACGGCAGTCCCCTGGTACTCAATAACAAGGTATGGATGGGGAAACCACGGAGTACCATTCCTCGGACCAAACAGTAATACCCAGTACGTGGTTTATTCACCACTCGTGCCAACGGGATACCCATACAACACAGGAGGTAGTGAATATGGCCCATATGCCTTTGATGATGGTGCATGGATACTGAAGGCAAACTACACAGGGCCAATAAAGATAATCAACGGGTTCTACTACGAGAACACCTACATAATAAACCCAGTACTGCCAGGTACGTGGCAATACCCAATAGCCCAAATACCACCAACAAACATAACAATACAAATAACCACAGAAACAAAACCACAACAAGCAATAACACTACTAAACACAACACTACTCAAAACACAACTACAACAACCCCAAGGAATAGCCTGCGGAATAGGGCCTGGCGAAGTAATCATACCTGGAGGCACTTACATCGCACAACCAGTAACCATAAACGAAACAACAAGAATAAGCTCAATAACGGTATTCACATCATATGAGACCAACCTGGCCACAGCAGAATTAATAATATCAACAACACCAACACCTAACCAAAAAAGCACTATATACACATATACCTTTGGAACGCCATGGTGGTGCTCACCGCATTCCTGGACAACACCAATAACAGCAAACCCAGACATAACCCTAAAACCAGGAACATACTACATAATACTGACATTCCCAATACAAGGACAAACAATATGCGAACAAATACCAAACACACCAAAGGCACTACTCATAAACGCAACAACAGGACAAATAATAAAACAACTACCATGCACCCTAGGAACAATAATAACAACAAACCCACGAAGTAGTTTCAAGGTATCATTATCTAATGTAATAATAAATATATTAAGCAATGAAATACAGATAAATGGAAATGAAGAAATAATGATAAGTACCGTAGTTAAAAATGTGTCAGGGCTTGTACTAACAATAAACTCACAAAATACACAATCTAATATTCAATTAACTATAAAACTAAAGGTAATGACTCAAAACGCATCAGGCCCATTAATACCATGGTACTTAATACCTATCATAGGACTAATACCTGAGTACGTACTTCTTGCTCTAGCAATGTTAATGCTAGTTCCTAACCTAAGGAATTTAAGGTGGTAA
- a CDS encoding FkbM family methyltransferase translates to MANIIINCRNNPVGLIKRAFIFFINVKGITFYDELRLLIAVLIFIYYILRRLLRLENKVYNLSYYIPGKDSVLIRYRDEEYDVKFIIRPRSGDFYDILGEHYELNHWLALVLNTTKHAVIVDVGAYIGGYTVRACKKAKRVIAIEPLESAATLLRKNVELNNCNNVVLIKKAVWKEQGKVPMKIVEFNEEESRIDHNGNIIIEADTLDNIIKELGIDRIDFLKIDIEGAEAEAIHGMKETLKIRII, encoded by the coding sequence ATGGCAAATATTATAATCAATTGCAGAAATAACCCTGTGGGATTAATTAAGAGAGCATTTATTTTCTTCATTAACGTTAAAGGTATTACATTTTATGACGAACTTCGTCTCTTAATAGCTGTATTAATATTTATATATTATATATTACGTAGGCTATTAAGGTTAGAAAATAAGGTTTATAACCTTTCGTATTACATACCAGGTAAAGATTCAGTATTAATAAGGTACCGTGATGAAGAATACGATGTGAAATTCATAATTAGACCTCGTAGTGGGGATTTCTACGATATATTAGGAGAACATTATGAATTAAATCATTGGCTAGCCTTAGTACTTAACACCACTAAACATGCTGTGATTGTTGATGTTGGTGCTTATATAGGTGGTTATACCGTTAGGGCTTGTAAAAAGGCTAAGCGAGTAATTGCCATTGAACCCTTAGAAAGCGCCGCAACTCTACTCCGTAAGAACGTAGAACTTAATAATTGTAATAACGTAGTATTAATAAAAAAGGCCGTATGGAAGGAACAAGGCAAGGTTCCTATGAAAATTGTTGAGTTTAATGAAGAAGAATCAAGGATAGATCATAATGGTAACATAATCATTGAAGCAGATACTCTCGATAATATAATAAAGGAATTGGGGATTGACCGCATAGACTTTCTAAAAATTGATATTGAGGGTGCCGAGGCAGAGGCAATACATGGAATGAAAGAAACCTTAAAAATACGAATTATCTAA
- a CDS encoding glycosyltransferase: MPSYGLLIFNRNEVVGTLRLIKLLNNTVDEIVIIDSSDPPKYRELMDRLMKYGSKIIVFKTIPLGHVEPLRMYGLSKISTDYVLLLDTDEIPNDKLIINLRRYNEYDGYIINRYEVALRTISEQVRLFKRNKVLFRGIIHENPEILGSKAKLSNGEYIIHLAGKLNASASNYSKYIIIELFSRYPYLLNNLLINRFKRKTYYKSTTIVHVLNAILILIYFKAMSLLKPGDAEMWFSYFMDLLKIFINIPSKYRKILMNISQEIYENNGIINYLCLNNPNIVESLTGTYTWDIPGHKVFQYLILYRYKYKKCAQDFNDVLNAFHLKPHK, encoded by the coding sequence ATGCCATCCTACGGATTACTAATATTTAATAGGAATGAAGTAGTTGGTACGCTTCGCCTCATTAAGTTACTTAATAATACCGTAGATGAAATCGTGATTATAGACTCATCTGACCCACCCAAGTATAGGGAGCTCATGGATCGATTAATGAAGTATGGCTCAAAGATAATAGTATTCAAGACTATACCATTAGGACATGTAGAGCCGCTTAGAATGTATGGATTAAGTAAAATAAGTACTGACTACGTGTTACTTCTCGATACTGATGAAATACCTAATGATAAGCTTATCATTAATTTAAGGCGATATAATGAATATGATGGGTATATAATTAATAGATACGAGGTTGCTCTTAGAACTATTAGTGAGCAAGTACGGTTATTTAAACGAAATAAAGTACTATTTAGAGGCATAATTCACGAAAATCCAGAAATACTAGGTAGCAAGGCCAAGCTTTCTAACGGTGAGTATATAATCCATTTAGCTGGTAAACTTAATGCATCAGCATCTAATTATAGCAAGTACATTATAATAGAGTTATTTTCAAGATATCCTTACTTACTTAATAATCTATTAATTAATAGATTTAAAAGGAAAACCTATTATAAAAGTACGACAATCGTTCATGTACTTAATGCTATTTTAATATTAATTTACTTTAAAGCCATGAGTTTATTAAAGCCAGGAGATGCCGAGATGTGGTTTTCTTATTTTATGGATTTACTTAAAATATTCATAAATATCCCCAGTAAATATAGAAAAATCTTGATGAATATTTCTCAGGAAATATACGAAAATAATGGCATCATTAATTATCTATGTTTAAACAACCCAAACATCGTTGAATCATTGACTGGAACATATACATGGGATATACCTGGGCATAAAGTCTTTCAGTACCTCATACTCTATAGGTATAAGTATAAAAAGTGCGCACAGGATTTTAATGATGTCCTTAATGCCTTTCACCTAAAACCTCATAAATAA
- a CDS encoding glycosyltransferase family 4 protein: protein MKITVMKILAIIDGLPGGSHRHAVEVLKILTNIYGHDILVFEEPFHFTSNSLDEIRKYGLMVHDINYRFQELCLNYSNNISKMLMALYKFLINNEVYCKFIINELTNDLMHNNIKFDVILDVHESGISLVYALYLAKKLNVPIIKVLQNEPFRTFKWFGRGYRHVDGIYGLLEDSYVFLEHRLTKAIYSMAMKGGMLRGIASVSQVPIYYSNIEKLSNKYGVKLRIYRYGNAFDKDLIYRYRNIYDKRDYAVFFGRLTPAKGAWDIIKVAKYLHDINILVFGPISNRIRDRFLRNLPNNLKYMGYRPINELYDYVARAKALIYPSHVDSFPLVILETIALGTSAVAYDIPAIRLVYGGLKPVHMVREYDISSLAHETKRIINMSIDEYVKEHEDERTRRFLKEHDSWEKVAQETLDFIYEVLGERH, encoded by the coding sequence TTGAAGATAACGGTTATGAAAATACTTGCAATAATTGATGGCTTACCTGGTGGTTCACATAGGCATGCTGTTGAGGTATTAAAAATATTAACAAACATTTATGGACATGATATTTTAGTATTTGAAGAACCATTTCATTTTACGTCTAATTCATTGGATGAAATTAGAAAATATGGATTAATGGTTCATGACATTAATTATCGTTTTCAAGAGCTATGCCTTAATTATAGTAATAATATATCAAAGATGCTCATGGCATTATATAAATTTTTAATTAATAATGAAGTTTACTGTAAATTTATAATCAATGAGTTAACTAATGATTTAATGCATAATAACATTAAGTTTGATGTAATATTAGATGTTCATGAAAGTGGTATCTCACTTGTATATGCCTTATACCTTGCTAAGAAGTTAAATGTCCCGATAATAAAGGTTCTTCAAAATGAACCCTTTAGGACCTTTAAATGGTTTGGAAGAGGGTATAGGCATGTTGATGGTATTTATGGGTTGCTTGAGGATTCATACGTATTTTTAGAACATAGACTTACTAAAGCCATTTACAGTATGGCTATGAAGGGCGGCATGCTTCGTGGCATAGCATCTGTTTCGCAAGTACCTATTTACTATTCGAATATTGAAAAATTATCGAATAAGTATGGAGTTAAGTTAAGAATTTATCGTTACGGCAATGCCTTCGATAAGGACTTAATCTATAGATACCGTAACATCTATGATAAGAGGGATTACGCCGTTTTCTTTGGGAGATTAACCCCTGCTAAGGGTGCATGGGACATAATAAAGGTGGCTAAGTATTTGCATGATATTAATATTCTAGTCTTTGGCCCGATATCTAATAGAATAAGGGATAGATTTTTACGTAATTTACCTAATAACTTGAAGTACATGGGTTATAGACCCATTAATGAATTGTACGATTATGTAGCACGCGCAAAGGCTTTAATATATCCTTCCCACGTCGATTCGTTTCCATTAGTTATTCTTGAGACGATCGCGTTAGGTACGTCTGCCGTTGCTTATGATATACCGGCAATAAGGCTCGTGTATGGTGGATTAAAGCCTGTACACATGGTTCGTGAGTACGATATAAGTAGTTTAGCTCATGAAACGAAAAGAATAATTAACATGAGTATTGATGAGTATGTTAAGGAACATGAGGATGAGAGAACGAGAAGGTTCTTGAAGGAGCATGATTCGTGGGAGAAGGTTGCTCAGGAAACCCTGGATTTTATTTATGAGGTTTTAGGTGAAAGGCATTAA
- a CDS encoding carbamoyltransferase family protein yields the protein MIVVGFNWPVEHDHSVAVIVDGELVFASEEERWTRHKHSPGEPPINALKQAFKYLENKYGIKPKDVDAYAVNFDPKLMPHKLGWFLNDTLDLLGIRRFRAYWYEGKSIISSGLELLSYIIRGDYLSFVEHMIRFVVHDLGEEVLGEVRVVPVPHHLAHAASAYYFSGFTNATVLTVDGYGEYESTVVWRVKNGEFEKVTSLPTYYGSIGLLYEEVSWTIGYDHLEGPGKVMGLAPYGQRSKYYEKLRSYFRFDDGDYPYYITVDGSRPRVVKGGDAVYRRPYRLIADSLFPGRVPWDPRGDLNRDAVDLAWAVQAITEEAMLRLAEWARGHTNEQNLALAGGVALNAKANMVIHYSKLFSDMFIFPAANDAGTTVGAAAYVYEHVLGGRMRRGRLRTVYLGPEYGDDEVRKVVERSRFNAEYIGDDVNEVADLVAKGYVVAWYQGRAELGPRALGNRSIVADPRRADMWRVVNNIKGREWWRPLAPSLLVEDASKYFIDPVPHQFMILMFRFREGMKEVVPAVYHVDGTARPQTVAKDENPTWYELIKAFKDITGEGIILNTSFNLAGEPLVETPQDALKSFALGGLDAIYIQGWLIRKR from the coding sequence ATGATTGTTGTTGGTTTTAATTGGCCTGTGGAGCATGATCATTCTGTTGCGGTTATTGTTGATGGTGAGCTTGTCTTTGCCAGTGAGGAGGAGAGGTGGACAAGGCATAAGCACTCACCCGGAGAGCCACCAATAAACGCATTGAAGCAAGCCTTCAAATACCTAGAGAATAAATACGGAATCAAGCCAAAGGATGTTGATGCATACGCAGTGAACTTTGACCCCAAATTAATGCCACATAAATTAGGCTGGTTCCTTAATGATACTCTGGATTTGCTTGGTATTAGGAGGTTTAGGGCTTATTGGTATGAGGGTAAGTCTATTATTAGTTCTGGTCTTGAATTACTTAGTTACATTATTCGTGGTGATTATTTGTCGTTTGTTGAGCATATGATTAGGTTTGTTGTTCATGATCTTGGTGAGGAGGTTCTGGGTGAGGTTAGGGTTGTTCCTGTTCCTCATCATCTTGCCCATGCTGCCTCTGCCTACTACTTCAGTGGTTTCACTAATGCCACTGTATTGACTGTTGATGGTTATGGCGAATATGAGTCTACGGTTGTTTGGAGGGTGAAGAACGGTGAGTTTGAGAAGGTGACGTCATTACCAACTTATTATGGTTCTATTGGACTTCTCTATGAGGAGGTTTCCTGGACTATTGGTTATGATCATCTTGAGGGCCCTGGTAAGGTCATGGGGTTGGCGCCCTACGGTCAGAGGTCGAAGTATTACGAGAAGTTGAGGTCTTACTTTAGGTTTGATGATGGTGATTACCCGTACTACATAACTGTTGATGGTTCTAGGCCTAGGGTTGTTAAGGGTGGTGATGCTGTTTATAGGAGGCCTTACCGCCTTATTGCTGATTCCCTCTTTCCTGGTCGTGTTCCCTGGGATCCCCGTGGTGATCTTAATCGTGATGCTGTTGACTTGGCTTGGGCTGTTCAGGCAATTACCGAGGAGGCCATGCTTAGGCTTGCTGAGTGGGCTAGGGGGCACACTAATGAGCAGAATCTTGCCCTCGCCGGTGGTGTGGCTCTTAATGCCAAGGCTAACATGGTTATTCACTACTCCAAATTATTCAGTGACATGTTCATATTCCCAGCAGCCAATGATGCTGGGACAACGGTTGGCGCCGCTGCCTATGTTTACGAGCATGTCCTTGGTGGTAGGATGAGGAGGGGGAGGCTTAGGACTGTTTATTTGGGTCCGGAGTATGGTGATGATGAGGTTAGGAAGGTCGTTGAGCGTAGCCGATTCAATGCAGAATACATTGGTGATGATGTTAATGAGGTTGCCGACTTAGTCGCCAAGGGCTATGTGGTTGCTTGGTACCAGGGTAGGGCTGAGCTTGGGCCAAGGGCACTCGGCAATAGATCCATTGTGGCTGACCCTAGGAGAGCCGACATGTGGAGGGTGGTAAATAACATTAAGGGCCGTGAGTGGTGGAGACCACTCGCCCCATCACTACTCGTTGAAGATGCCAGTAAGTACTTCATTGATCCGGTGCCGCATCAATTCATGATACTGATGTTCAGGTTTAGGGAGGGAATGAAGGAAGTCGTGCCAGCCGTATACCACGTTGATGGGACTGCAAGGCCGCAGACGGTTGCCAAGGACGAGAACCCAACTTGGTACGAACTCATAAAGGCGTTTAAGGACATAACAGGCGAGGGAATAATACTGAACACAAGCTTCAACCTAGCAGGAGAACCACTGGTGGAGACCCCACAGGACGCCTTGAAATCCTTCGCCCTCGGAGGACTAGACGCAATATACATACAGGGCTGGCTAATAAGGAAGAGGTGA
- a CDS encoding HEPN domain-containing protein has translation MRSYQRWVDWLDEARDDLDAAIDLMRLGRYSKACYFAQQAAKKALKALLIKRLNRYEHTYSVRELLEILRNNGVDVGNDLIRIGDELDRYYVPTRYPNAWPSGAPHKHYTEEDARRAVDHASRVVGFVESNL, from the coding sequence ATGCGTTCTTACCAGCGTTGGGTTGATTGGCTAGATGAGGCTAGGGATGATTTAGATGCGGCAATTGATTTAATGAGGCTTGGTAGGTACTCAAAGGCTTGCTACTTTGCTCAGCAGGCTGCCAAGAAGGCGCTTAAGGCTCTTTTAATTAAGAGGTTGAATCGTTATGAGCATACGTACAGCGTTAGGGAGTTACTTGAGATACTTAGGAATAATGGTGTTGATGTTGGTAATGATTTGATTAGGATTGGTGATGAGCTCGATAGGTACTACGTACCAACACGATATCCCAATGCATGGCCTTCAGGTGCACCGCATAAGCATTACACAGAGGAGGATGCCAGAAGGGCCGTAGATCACGCGAGTAGGGTGGTGGGTTTTGTTGAGTCGAATCTATGA
- a CDS encoding nucleotidyltransferase domain-containing protein: MSRIYEVARRNNIKDPNQLVQAINKAINGLNPIAAFIIGSLARGEFVMGMSDIDLVVIVSDEPQFRAKVIGSPLGDVEVVVFTLDEFCKYHMDNNIMLESLRIGIPIIGDPEDLMKQCKQ, encoded by the coding sequence TTGAGTCGAATCTATGAGGTTGCGAGGAGAAACAACATTAAGGACCCAAACCAATTAGTACAGGCAATTAACAAAGCCATTAATGGCCTGAACCCCATTGCTGCCTTCATAATTGGTTCGTTGGCCCGTGGTGAGTTCGTGATGGGTATGAGTGACATAGACCTGGTGGTCATAGTGAGTGATGAGCCACAATTTAGGGCTAAGGTAATTGGGTCACCATTGGGTGATGTAGAGGTTGTGGTATTCACGCTCGACGAATTCTGTAAATACCATATGGATAACAACATTATGCTTGAATCATTAAGAATCGGCATACCAATCATAGGCGACCCAGAGGATCTAATGAAGCAGTGTAAGCAATGA